Proteins encoded in a region of the Pseudomonas putida genome:
- a CDS encoding 16S rRNA (uracil(1498)-N(3))-methyltransferase, whose translation MNLLLLEEADFVSADRVVLADRRFIHMQEIHRVAVGDNLRVGRINGLMGKATVLRLEKHEAELEVAFDQPPPAKLPLTLILAVPRPKMLRRLFQTVATLGVSRLILVNSYKVEKSFWQTPFLQPESIRENLILGLEQARDTVLPEVIIEKRFKPFVEDRLPAIATGTLGLVGHPGPYPACPRAVEQAVTLAIGPEGGWIPYEIELLGKAGLAPVQLGDRILRVETAVTALLSRIF comes from the coding sequence GTGAACCTGTTGCTTCTTGAAGAGGCCGACTTCGTCTCGGCCGACCGCGTCGTTCTCGCCGACCGACGCTTCATTCACATGCAGGAAATCCATCGCGTGGCGGTGGGTGACAACCTGCGCGTGGGCCGCATCAACGGCCTGATGGGCAAAGCCACGGTGCTGCGCCTGGAAAAGCACGAAGCCGAACTTGAAGTAGCCTTCGACCAGCCACCACCGGCCAAGCTGCCATTAACCCTCATATTGGCGGTGCCGCGGCCCAAAATGCTGCGGCGGCTGTTCCAGACCGTGGCCACCCTCGGCGTATCACGGCTGATCCTGGTAAACAGCTACAAGGTCGAGAAAAGCTTCTGGCAAACGCCTTTCCTGCAGCCCGAGAGCATTCGCGAAAACCTGATCCTCGGCCTGGAACAGGCGCGGGACACGGTGCTGCCCGAGGTGATCATCGAGAAACGTTTCAAGCCTTTCGTCGAAGATCGGCTACCCGCCATCGCCACTGGCACCCTGGGCCTGGTCGGCCACCCCGGCCCCTACCCCGCCTGCCCGCGTGCCGTGGAGCAAGCCGTAACCCTGGCCATTGGCCCCGAGGGCGGCTGGATCCCCTACGAAATCGAGCTGCTGGGCAAGGCTGGGCTGGCACCGGTGCAACTGGGTGATCGCATCCTACGGGTAGAGACCGCCGTCACCGCGCTGCTTTCGCGTATTTTCTGA
- the tatC gene encoding twin-arginine translocase subunit TatC — protein MSENPEHDQPMPLVSHLTELRTRLLRCVAVIFLIFAGLFSFAQQIYTLVSAPLRDHLPANATMIATDVASPFLTPFKLTMIVSLFLAIPFILQQIWGFIAPGLYRHEKRIAIPLLVSSILLFYAGMAFAYFLVFPLMFKFFAAATPAGVAMMTDIANYLDFVMTLFFAFGVAFEIPVAVVLLVWIGVVDVKYLKKIRPYVIIGCFVVGMVLTPPDIFSQTLLAVPMWLLFEVGVLCGSLIRKRSAHDEEANDHNDQPPATQP, from the coding sequence ATGAGCGAGAATCCGGAACACGACCAGCCTATGCCGCTGGTTTCGCACCTGACCGAACTGCGCACCCGCCTGCTGCGCTGCGTTGCCGTCATTTTCCTGATCTTTGCCGGGCTGTTCTCCTTCGCCCAGCAGATCTACACCCTGGTCTCGGCGCCTCTGCGCGACCATTTGCCGGCCAACGCGACGATGATCGCCACCGACGTGGCCTCGCCGTTCCTCACGCCGTTCAAGCTGACCATGATCGTGTCGCTGTTCCTGGCCATCCCGTTCATTCTCCAGCAGATCTGGGGCTTTATCGCGCCAGGGCTGTACCGCCATGAAAAACGCATTGCCATTCCACTGCTGGTGTCGAGCATTCTGTTGTTCTACGCCGGTATGGCCTTTGCCTATTTCCTGGTGTTCCCGCTGATGTTCAAGTTCTTTGCCGCCGCCACCCCGGCAGGCGTGGCAATGATGACCGACATCGCCAACTACCTCGACTTCGTGATGACGCTGTTCTTCGCCTTTGGCGTTGCCTTCGAAATCCCGGTGGCGGTGGTGCTGCTGGTGTGGATCGGCGTGGTCGACGTGAAGTACCTGAAGAAGATCCGCCCCTACGTGATCATCGGCTGTTTCGTGGTCGGCATGGTCCTCACCCCGCCGGACATCTTCTCCCAGACTTTGCTGGCCGTGCCCATGTGGCTGCTGTTCGAGGTCGGTGTGCTGTGCGGCAGCCTGATCCGCAAGCGTAGTGCCCACGACGAAGAAGCCAACGACCACAACGACCAGCCACCTGCGACCCAACCGTGA
- a CDS encoding transporter substrate-binding domain-containing protein, with amino-acid sequence MKKYLSRLLVGVTALVAVTAAQAGAIDDAVKRGTLRVGMDPTYMPFQMTNKRGEIIGFEVDILKAMAKSMGVKFEAVSTAYDGIIPALLTDKFDMIGSGMTLTQERNLRLNFSEPFIVVGQTLLIRKELAGEIKSYKDLNNEKYRLTSKLGTTGEMVSKKLIGKAKYHGYDNEQEAVMDVVNGKADAFVYDAPYNVVAVEKAGAGKLLFLEEPFTYEPLAFGLKKGDYDSINFINNFLHQIKHDGTYDRIHDKWFKNKDWLKEME; translated from the coding sequence ATCAAGAAATACCTTTCGCGACTGTTGGTCGGTGTTACCGCCCTGGTCGCCGTGACAGCGGCCCAGGCGGGCGCCATCGATGACGCGGTCAAGCGCGGCACCTTGCGGGTGGGCATGGACCCGACCTACATGCCGTTCCAGATGACCAACAAGCGTGGCGAGATCATCGGCTTCGAAGTCGATATCCTCAAAGCCATGGCCAAGTCGATGGGCGTCAAGTTCGAGGCAGTGTCCACCGCCTATGACGGCATCATCCCGGCCCTGCTGACCGACAAGTTCGACATGATCGGCAGCGGCATGACCCTGACCCAGGAGCGCAACCTGCGCCTGAACTTCAGCGAACCCTTCATCGTGGTTGGTCAGACCCTGCTGATCCGCAAAGAGCTGGCTGGCGAGATCAAGTCGTACAAGGACCTGAACAACGAGAAGTACCGCCTGACGTCCAAGCTGGGCACCACCGGCGAAATGGTTTCCAAGAAGTTGATCGGCAAAGCCAAGTACCACGGCTACGACAACGAGCAGGAAGCGGTGATGGACGTGGTCAACGGCAAGGCCGATGCCTTCGTCTATGACGCCCCATACAACGTGGTTGCCGTGGAAAAAGCCGGCGCCGGCAAGCTGCTGTTCCTCGAAGAGCCCTTCACCTACGAGCCGCTGGCCTTCGGCCTGAAGAAAGGCGACTACGACAGCATCAACTTCATCAACAACTTCCTGCACCAGATCAAGCATGACGGGACCTACGATCGTATCCACGACAAGTGGTTCAAGAACAAGGACTGGCTGAAGGAAATGGAATAA
- a CDS encoding amino acid ABC transporter ATP-binding protein — translation MIEVRDLLKVFDTRGQVVRAVDNVTTQVAKGEVVVVLGPSGSGKSTFLRCLNGLEHFDQGHVAIDGLQLADPKTDINAYRREVGMVFQHFNLFPHMTVLENLCLAQKVVRKRNKADREAKARALLEKVGIAQKANEFPSRLSGGQQQRVAIARALAMDPKVMLFDEPTSALDPEMVGEVLDVMKTLAQEGMTMVCVTHEMGFAREVADRVLFFDHGKLLEDSAPAAFFAAPKDPRAQAFLRQVL, via the coding sequence GTGATTGAAGTCCGTGACCTGCTGAAAGTCTTCGACACCCGTGGCCAGGTGGTACGGGCTGTGGATAACGTCACCACCCAGGTCGCCAAGGGCGAAGTGGTGGTGGTGCTCGGCCCATCGGGTTCGGGCAAATCGACCTTCCTGCGCTGCCTCAACGGCCTGGAGCATTTCGACCAGGGCCATGTGGCCATCGACGGTCTGCAGCTGGCCGACCCCAAGACCGACATCAACGCCTACCGCCGCGAAGTCGGCATGGTGTTCCAGCACTTCAACCTGTTCCCGCACATGACCGTGCTGGAAAACCTGTGCCTGGCGCAGAAGGTGGTGCGCAAGCGCAACAAGGCTGACCGCGAAGCCAAGGCCCGGGCGCTGCTGGAAAAGGTCGGCATTGCGCAAAAGGCCAACGAGTTCCCGTCTCGGCTTTCTGGCGGGCAGCAGCAGCGCGTAGCGATTGCCCGAGCGCTGGCGATGGACCCGAAAGTGATGCTGTTCGACGAACCAACCTCGGCGCTCGACCCGGAAATGGTCGGCGAGGTACTGGACGTGATGAAGACCTTGGCCCAGGAAGGCATGACCATGGTCTGCGTCACCCACGAAATGGGCTTTGCCCGCGAAGTGGCCGACCGTGTGCTGTTCTTCGATCATGGCAAGCTGCTGGAGGATTCGGCCCCGGCCGCGTTCTTCGCCGCCCCGAAAGACCCGCGTGCGCAGGCCTTCCTGCGCCAGGTGCTGTAA
- the pip gene encoding prolyl aminopeptidase produces MQTLYPQIKPYARHDLAVEAPHVLYVDESGSPEGLPVVFIHGGPGAGCDAQSRCYFDPTLYRIITFDQRGCGRSTPHASLENNTTWHLVEDLERIREHLGIDKWVLFGGSWGSTLALAYAQAHPERVHGLILRGIFLCRPQEIEWFYQEGASRMFPDYWQDYIAPIPPEERGDLVKAFHKRLTGNDQIAQMHAAKAWSTWEGRTATLRPNPLVVDRFSEPQRALSIARIECHYFMNNAFLEPDQLIRDLPKIAHLPAVIVHGRYDVICPLDNAWALHQAWPNSELKVIRDAGHAASEPGITDALVRAADQMARRLLDLPLEEA; encoded by the coding sequence ATGCAGACCCTCTACCCGCAGATCAAACCCTACGCCCGGCACGATCTGGCCGTGGAAGCGCCGCATGTGCTGTATGTCGACGAGAGCGGCTCGCCAGAAGGTCTGCCGGTGGTGTTCATCCACGGTGGGCCGGGCGCCGGTTGCGACGCCCAGAGCCGTTGCTACTTCGACCCAACGCTGTACCGCATCATCACCTTCGACCAGCGCGGCTGTGGCCGCTCCACGCCCCATGCGAGCCTGGAGAACAACACCACCTGGCACCTGGTCGAGGACCTGGAGCGCATTCGTGAGCACCTGGGTATCGACAAGTGGGTGCTCTTCGGCGGCTCGTGGGGCTCGACCCTGGCCCTGGCGTACGCCCAGGCCCACCCCGAGCGTGTGCATGGCCTGATCCTGCGCGGCATCTTCCTGTGCCGGCCACAGGAGATCGAATGGTTCTACCAGGAAGGCGCCAGCCGCATGTTCCCGGACTACTGGCAGGACTACATCGCACCGATTCCACCGGAAGAGCGTGGCGATCTGGTCAAGGCTTTCCACAAGCGCCTGACCGGCAACGACCAGATTGCCCAGATGCATGCGGCCAAGGCCTGGTCCACCTGGGAGGGCCGTACCGCCACCCTGCGTCCGAACCCGCTGGTCGTCGACCGGTTCTCCGAACCGCAGCGTGCGCTGTCGATCGCCCGTATCGAATGCCACTACTTCATGAACAATGCCTTCCTCGAGCCGGATCAGCTGATCCGCGACTTGCCGAAAATCGCCCATCTGCCGGCGGTGATCGTGCACGGCCGCTACGACGTGATCTGCCCGCTGGACAACGCCTGGGCCCTGCACCAGGCCTGGCCGAACAGCGAGTTGAAAGTGATCCGTGACGCCGGTCACGCGGCTTCGGAGCCTGGCATCACCGATGCCCTGGTACGTGCCGCCGACCAGATGGCCCGGCGCCTGCTCGACCTGCCCCTGGAAGAAGCATGA
- a CDS encoding methyl-accepting chemotaxis protein, with protein MLGYLNRKLGNISVAAKLALGFAVVLLLTLATTLSGWRALDGAIVRSQQLGEINLINDLGKDLRAERITYRVLSDDTSKTRMTGIFDQLENLLTTLQHRSSIDESRQLLAKDLALLQRMRSDFSELQQYVAKRTGLRKAMQIQEQKLNEAIDELQTQALLKMPADSQQNGVLGLMDTLTRHVDGANQQSLVPAYTFDPVEDFAKVGDNALDAANSSLGQLLAGLAPLGLPRAVSEQPGVELAKYRASLEQYRHAAVRVEQLQNNLDIMGTELRATSLELGKRKVEQRDSEALAARSLLTSVALMALVVGVLAAWLITVQITQPLRQTLAVAARIAKGDLSQVDAVHRRDEMGQLQTSMRQMTLSLRELIGGIDQGVGQLSQAATQLAASSEDTKLRINQQREETDQVATAMNQMSATVQEVAQNAEQASLAASNADQQAQLGDRVVAEAIGRIEQLAGQMDHCLAAMQHLAGESQRIGSILDVIKSVSEQTNLLALNAAIEAARAGEAGRGFAVVADEVRGLAQRTSTATEEIGQLIDSLHNGTDEVTRLLDSSKSLTEQSVELSRKAGQALGQITDTVSSIQGMNQQIATASEEQSVVAEQINRSVINVRDVSDQTSAASEQTAASSGELEQLGQQLRGMVGRFNI; from the coding sequence ATGCTCGGCTACCTCAACCGCAAGCTCGGCAACATCAGTGTCGCTGCCAAGCTGGCCCTCGGCTTCGCCGTGGTCCTGTTACTCACCCTGGCCACCACACTCAGTGGCTGGCGCGCCCTGGATGGCGCGATCGTGCGCTCGCAGCAGCTCGGCGAAATAAACCTGATCAACGACCTGGGCAAAGACCTGCGCGCAGAACGCATCACCTACCGCGTGCTCAGCGACGACACCAGCAAGACGCGCATGACCGGCATCTTCGACCAGCTCGAAAACCTCCTGACCACGTTGCAGCATCGCAGCAGCATCGATGAATCACGGCAGTTGCTGGCTAAAGACCTGGCATTGTTGCAGCGCATGCGCAGCGACTTCAGCGAACTGCAGCAATACGTCGCCAAGCGTACTGGCTTGCGTAAGGCCATGCAGATACAGGAGCAGAAACTCAACGAGGCGATCGACGAACTGCAAACCCAGGCTTTACTGAAGATGCCTGCAGACAGCCAGCAAAACGGTGTACTGGGGCTGATGGACACCCTCACCCGGCATGTCGACGGGGCCAACCAGCAAAGCCTGGTGCCGGCCTATACCTTCGATCCGGTCGAGGATTTCGCCAAAGTCGGCGACAACGCCCTGGATGCCGCCAACAGTAGCCTCGGGCAACTGCTTGCAGGCCTCGCGCCGCTGGGCTTGCCACGCGCAGTCAGCGAGCAGCCTGGTGTCGAGCTGGCCAAGTACCGCGCCAGCCTTGAGCAGTACCGCCACGCCGCCGTACGTGTCGAGCAGTTGCAGAACAACCTGGACATCATGGGCACCGAGCTGCGCGCGACGAGCCTCGAACTGGGCAAACGCAAGGTCGAACAACGCGACAGTGAGGCCCTGGCCGCCCGCTCGCTGCTGACCAGCGTTGCGCTGATGGCACTGGTGGTAGGGGTATTGGCCGCCTGGCTGATCACCGTGCAGATCACCCAACCGTTGCGCCAGACACTCGCCGTGGCCGCGCGTATCGCCAAGGGTGACCTGAGCCAGGTTGACGCAGTGCACCGCCGCGACGAAATGGGCCAGCTGCAAACCAGCATGCGCCAGATGACCTTGAGCCTGCGCGAACTGATCGGTGGCATCGACCAGGGTGTCGGCCAACTGTCACAGGCCGCCACTCAGTTGGCGGCCAGTAGCGAGGACACCAAGCTGCGCATCAACCAACAGCGCGAAGAGACCGACCAAGTGGCCACCGCCATGAACCAGATGAGCGCCACCGTGCAGGAAGTGGCACAGAACGCCGAGCAGGCCTCGCTGGCCGCGAGCAACGCCGACCAGCAGGCACAACTGGGCGACCGAGTGGTGGCAGAGGCCATCGGCCGTATCGAACAACTGGCCGGGCAGATGGACCATTGCCTGGCGGCCATGCAACACCTGGCGGGCGAGAGCCAGCGCATTGGCAGCATCCTCGACGTGATCAAGTCGGTATCCGAACAGACCAACCTGCTGGCCCTGAACGCGGCGATCGAAGCTGCACGGGCGGGAGAAGCCGGGCGTGGCTTTGCCGTGGTGGCCGATGAAGTGCGGGGCCTGGCCCAGCGCACCTCGACGGCGACCGAGGAGATTGGCCAGTTGATCGACAGCCTGCACAACGGTACCGACGAAGTGACCCGCCTGCTGGACAGCAGCAAGAGCCTGACCGAGCAAAGCGTGGAGCTGAGCCGCAAGGCCGGGCAGGCGTTGGGCCAGATAACCGATACGGTGTCGAGCATTCAGGGCATGAACCAGCAAATCGCCACGGCCAGTGAAGAACAGAGCGTGGTGGCCGAGCAGATCAACCGCAGTGTGATCAACGTGCGGGATGTGTCGGATCAGACCAGTGCGGCCAGTGAACAGACGGCGGCTTCGAGCGGGGAGCTGGAGCAGCTGGGGCAGCAGTTGCGGGGGATGGTGGGGCGGTTCAACATCTGA
- a CDS encoding amino acid ABC transporter permease, translating to MIKHKKAQWPWHGLTALVLVGLALSLYMATSMISYEWRWNRVPQYFAYKAEETQRAANYGTVQEIVISGDNARVTLKDESGAEQVLDVAKDSLQLSRGDDVAEGDPIGVTRHWAAGPLAWGLWTTLWISVVSGALGLVIGLFAGLCRLSNNPTLRDLSTVYVELVRGTPLLVQIFIFYFFIGTVLNLSREFAGVAALALFTGAYVAEIVRAGVQSIAKGQNEAARSLGLNAGQSMRHVILPQAFKRVLPPLAGQFISLVKDTSLVSVIAITELTKSGREAITTSFSTFEIWFCVAGLYLLINLPLSHIASRLERRLAQSD from the coding sequence GTGATCAAACACAAGAAAGCCCAGTGGCCCTGGCACGGGCTGACCGCCCTGGTCCTGGTGGGCCTGGCGCTCAGCCTGTACATGGCCACTTCGATGATTTCCTACGAGTGGCGCTGGAACCGCGTACCGCAGTACTTTGCCTACAAGGCCGAGGAAACACAGCGCGCTGCCAATTACGGCACCGTGCAGGAAATCGTCATCTCCGGCGATAACGCTCGCGTCACGCTGAAGGATGAGAGTGGTGCCGAGCAAGTGCTCGATGTGGCCAAGGACAGCCTGCAGCTGAGCCGTGGCGACGATGTCGCCGAAGGCGACCCGATTGGTGTAACCCGGCATTGGGCAGCGGGCCCGCTGGCCTGGGGCCTTTGGACCACCTTGTGGATCTCGGTGGTGTCCGGGGCGCTGGGCCTGGTGATCGGCCTGTTCGCTGGCTTGTGCCGGTTGTCCAACAACCCCACCCTGCGCGACCTGTCGACCGTTTATGTCGAACTGGTGCGCGGCACGCCGCTGCTGGTGCAGATCTTCATCTTCTACTTCTTCATCGGCACTGTGCTCAACCTGTCCCGGGAATTTGCCGGGGTGGCGGCGCTGGCGCTGTTCACTGGCGCCTACGTGGCCGAAATTGTCCGTGCCGGCGTGCAGTCGATCGCCAAGGGCCAGAATGAAGCAGCTCGTTCCCTGGGCCTGAACGCTGGCCAGTCGATGCGCCACGTCATCTTGCCGCAGGCGTTCAAACGTGTGCTGCCACCGCTGGCCGGCCAGTTCATCAGCCTGGTCAAGGACACTTCGCTGGTGTCGGTAATCGCCATCACCGAGCTGACCAAGAGTGGCCGTGAGGCTATCACCACCTCGTTCTCTACCTTCGAAATCTGGTTCTGCGTGGCAGGCCTGTACCTGCTGATCAACCTGCCGCTGTCGCACATTGCCAGTCGGCTCGAGCGGAGGCTTGCGCAAAGTGATTGA
- the mdoH gene encoding glucans biosynthesis glucosyltransferase MdoH, with protein MSNSNARPVSLGEYLAHLPLSDEQRAELASCSSFSELHQRLAADPAAGPAEAVQASVGPRLTVGSAAELEDAEMLGVDGSGRLCLKIAPPIKRTKVVPEPWRTNVLIRMWRRMTGRPNAPQPPKRELPPARWRTVGSIRRYILLALMIGQTIVAGWYMKGILPYQGWSFVDLDEILSQSLWDTVVQVWPYALQTSILILFGILFCWVSAGFWTALMGFLELLTGRDKYKISGSSAGNEPIAPEARTALVMPICNEDVPRVFAGLRATFESVAASGNLDRFDFFVLSDTNDTDIAVAEQQAWLDVCRETKGFGRIFYRRRRRRVKRKSGNLDDFCRRWGGEYKYMVVLDADSVMSGECLSSLVRLMEANPDAGIIQTGPKASGMDTLYARMQQFATRVYGPLFTAGLHFWQLGESHYWGHNAIIRMKPFIEHCALAPLPGKGAFAGAILSHDFVEAALMRRAGWGVWIAYDLPGSYEELPPNLLDELKRDRRWCHGNLMNFRLFLVKGMHPVHRAVFLTGVMSYLSAPLWFLFLVLSTALLATNTLMEPQYFIEPYQLYPLWPQWHPEKAVALFSTTIVLLFLPKLLSVILIWAKGAVEFGGRIKVTLSMLMEMLFSMLLAPVRMIFHTRFVLAAFLGWAATWNSPQRDDDSTPWSEAVRRHGPQTLLGIAWAALVAWLNPSFLWWLAPIVGSLVLSIPVSVISSRTRLGLAAKDEKLFLIPEEYATPQELLATDQYTHENRWHALHDGFVRAVVDPRQNALACAMATARHGQAAPIEALRAERVAKAIEVGPKGLDLNTRLALLSDPVALTRLHEQVWAEHNAAWIDVWRASIKNDPHSPLLPLHPESEGQPVLAGA; from the coding sequence ATGAGTAACTCAAACGCAAGGCCAGTATCGCTTGGCGAGTACCTGGCTCACCTGCCACTGAGTGACGAGCAACGGGCGGAACTCGCCAGTTGCTCGTCGTTCAGTGAGCTGCACCAACGTCTGGCGGCCGACCCGGCCGCCGGCCCTGCCGAGGCCGTACAGGCCTCGGTCGGTCCACGTTTGACCGTGGGCAGTGCTGCCGAGCTGGAAGATGCCGAAATGCTCGGTGTCGATGGCAGCGGCCGCCTGTGCCTGAAGATCGCCCCGCCGATCAAACGCACCAAGGTCGTGCCCGAGCCGTGGCGCACCAACGTGCTGATCCGCATGTGGCGGCGCATGACCGGCCGTCCCAACGCGCCGCAGCCACCCAAGCGCGAGCTGCCGCCGGCACGCTGGCGCACGGTTGGGTCGATCCGCCGTTACATCCTGCTGGCCCTGATGATCGGCCAGACCATCGTCGCCGGTTGGTACATGAAGGGCATCCTGCCGTACCAGGGCTGGTCGTTCGTCGACCTCGACGAAATCCTCAGCCAGTCGCTGTGGGACACCGTCGTGCAGGTGTGGCCGTATGCCTTGCAAACCTCCATCCTGATCCTCTTCGGCATCCTGTTCTGCTGGGTATCGGCGGGCTTCTGGACCGCACTGATGGGCTTCCTCGAGCTGCTCACCGGGCGCGACAAATACAAGATTTCGGGCAGTAGCGCCGGCAACGAGCCGATTGCACCCGAGGCGCGTACCGCGTTGGTGATGCCGATCTGCAACGAAGACGTGCCGCGTGTGTTCGCCGGCCTGCGCGCAACGTTCGAGTCGGTGGCCGCCAGCGGCAACCTCGACCGCTTCGACTTCTTCGTGCTCAGCGACACCAACGACACCGACATTGCCGTGGCCGAGCAACAGGCCTGGCTGGACGTGTGCCGCGAAACCAAAGGCTTTGGCCGCATCTTCTACCGCCGCCGTCGGCGCCGGGTGAAGCGCAAGAGCGGCAACCTCGACGACTTCTGCCGTCGCTGGGGTGGCGAGTACAAGTACATGGTCGTGCTCGACGCCGACAGCGTCATGAGCGGCGAGTGCCTGAGCAGCCTGGTGCGCCTGATGGAGGCCAACCCGGACGCCGGCATCATCCAGACCGGGCCAAAAGCCTCGGGCATGGACACCCTGTATGCACGCATGCAGCAGTTCGCCACCCGCGTGTACGGCCCGCTGTTCACCGCTGGCCTGCACTTCTGGCAGCTGGGCGAGTCGCACTACTGGGGCCACAACGCGATCATCCGCATGAAGCCGTTCATCGAGCACTGCGCCCTGGCGCCGTTGCCGGGTAAGGGCGCGTTCGCCGGTGCCATCCTTTCCCACGACTTCGTCGAAGCCGCGCTGATGCGCCGCGCCGGCTGGGGCGTGTGGATCGCCTACGACCTGCCGGGCAGCTACGAAGAACTGCCGCCGAACCTGCTCGACGAGCTCAAGCGCGACCGCCGTTGGTGCCACGGCAACCTGATGAACTTCCGCCTGTTCCTGGTCAAGGGCATGCACCCGGTACACCGTGCGGTGTTCCTCACCGGGGTCATGTCGTACCTGTCGGCACCGTTGTGGTTCCTGTTCCTGGTGCTGTCGACTGCGCTGCTGGCGACCAACACGCTGATGGAGCCGCAGTATTTCATCGAGCCGTACCAGCTTTACCCGCTGTGGCCGCAGTGGCACCCGGAAAAGGCCGTGGCGCTATTCTCCACCACGATCGTGCTGCTGTTCCTGCCCAAGCTGCTCAGTGTCATCCTGATCTGGGCCAAGGGCGCCGTCGAGTTCGGCGGGCGGATCAAGGTTACCTTGTCGATGCTGATGGAGATGCTGTTCTCCATGCTGCTGGCACCGGTACGCATGATCTTCCACACCCGCTTCGTGCTGGCCGCGTTCCTCGGCTGGGCCGCGACCTGGAACTCGCCGCAGCGTGACGACGACTCCACGCCGTGGAGCGAAGCGGTGCGTCGCCACGGTCCGCAAACCCTGCTGGGTATTGCCTGGGCCGCGCTGGTGGCGTGGTTGAACCCAAGCTTCCTGTGGTGGCTGGCGCCTATCGTCGGTTCGCTGGTGCTGTCGATCCCGGTGTCGGTAATTTCCAGCCGCACCCGCCTGGGCCTGGCGGCCAAGGACGAGAAGCTGTTCCTCATCCCCGAGGAATACGCCACCCCGCAAGAGCTGCTGGCTACCGACCAGTACACCCACGAAAACCGCTGGCATGCCCTGCATGATGGCTTCGTGCGGGCAGTGGTCGACCCGCGGCAGAACGCCCTGGCCTGCGCCATGGCCACTGCCCGTCACGGCCAGGCGGCGCCAATCGAGGCGCTGCGTGCCGAGCGCGTGGCCAAGGCGATTGAAGTCGGACCGAAAGGGCTGGACCTCAACACCCGCCTGGCCCTGCTCAGCGACCCGGTGGCACTGACGCGCCTGCACGAGCAGGTGTGGGCCGAGCACAATGCGGCGTGGATCGATGTGTGGCGTGCTTCCATCAAAAACGACCCGCACTCGCCGCTGTTGCCGTTGCATCCGGAGAGTGAAGGCCAACCAGTACTCGCCGGCGCCTGA
- the dtd gene encoding D-aminoacyl-tRNA deacylase: MRGLLQRVRGARVEVAGEVVGAIDQGLLVLVAVEPEDSREQADKLLHKLLNYRVFSDEQGKMNLSLKDVGGGLLLVSQFTLAADTRNGMRPSFSTAAPPALGAELFDYLLQQANAQHADVASGRFGADMQVHLVNDGPVTFMLQM; the protein is encoded by the coding sequence ATGAGGGGCCTGCTGCAGCGCGTGCGCGGTGCACGCGTCGAAGTAGCGGGGGAGGTGGTCGGCGCCATCGACCAGGGTCTGCTGGTACTGGTGGCGGTCGAGCCTGAAGATTCCCGTGAACAGGCCGATAAGCTGTTGCACAAGCTGTTGAACTACCGTGTGTTCAGCGACGAGCAAGGCAAGATGAACCTGTCGCTCAAGGATGTCGGGGGTGGCTTGTTGCTGGTGTCGCAGTTCACCTTGGCGGCCGACACGCGCAATGGCATGCGCCCAAGCTTCTCGACGGCAGCGCCACCGGCCCTCGGCGCCGAATTGTTCGACTATCTTTTGCAGCAGGCAAACGCTCAGCACGCCGACGTGGCCAGCGGCCGCTTCGGTGCGGATATGCAGGTGCACCTGGTCAATGATGGCCCCGTAACATTTATGTTACAAATGTGA